One segment of Synechococcus sp. A15-24 DNA contains the following:
- a CDS encoding high light inducible protein, with product MLEPNDIPQRRLPRFGFHGHTEKLNGRAAMLGFITLLAVEIKLGHGLLIW from the coding sequence ATGCTTGAGCCCAATGACATTCCCCAGCGTCGTTTGCCACGGTTTGGCTTCCACGGTCACACCGAGAAGCTCAATGGACGTGCCGCCATGCTTGGTTTCATCACCCTGCTCGCGGTGGAGATCAAGCTTGGCCACGGTCTTTTGATCTGGTGA
- the rlmN gene encoding 23S rRNA (adenine(2503)-C(2))-methyltransferase RlmN, which translates to MSQMLLGRSAAELESWAVAQGQKPFRGRQLHDWLYAKGARSLSEITVLPKAWRESLKEDGVEVGRLNEVHRSVAADATTKLLLSTDDGETIETVGIPTDQRLTVCVSSQVGCPMACRFCATGKGGLQRSLRTHEIVDQVLSVREVMDRRPSHIVFMGMGEPLLNSRAVLDAIRCLNDDLGIGQRRITVSTVGVPKTLPQLAELALATLGRAQFTLAVSLHAPNQALREELIPTAHAYPYGALLEDCRHYLAVTGRRVSFEYILLGGLNDAPEHAAELADRVGGFQSHVNLIAYNPIEEEEFQRPTRARIEGFQRVLERRGVAVSLRASRGLDQNAACGQLRRQRQGS; encoded by the coding sequence GTGAGCCAGATGTTGCTCGGTCGCAGCGCGGCCGAGCTGGAGAGCTGGGCGGTTGCTCAGGGGCAGAAGCCCTTTCGTGGGCGGCAGCTGCACGACTGGCTCTACGCCAAGGGAGCCCGATCCCTGTCGGAGATCACCGTCCTGCCGAAGGCTTGGCGGGAGTCTCTCAAGGAAGACGGTGTTGAGGTCGGTCGCCTGAATGAGGTGCATCGCTCGGTTGCCGCAGACGCGACGACCAAATTGCTGTTGTCCACCGATGACGGCGAGACGATCGAGACCGTTGGCATCCCCACTGATCAGCGGCTGACGGTCTGTGTGTCCAGCCAGGTGGGCTGTCCGATGGCCTGCCGTTTCTGCGCCACCGGTAAAGGCGGCCTGCAGCGCTCGCTGCGCACCCACGAGATCGTTGATCAGGTGCTCAGCGTGCGAGAGGTGATGGATCGCCGGCCCTCCCACATTGTGTTCATGGGCATGGGGGAACCTCTCCTCAACAGCCGGGCAGTTCTCGATGCCATTCGCTGCCTGAATGACGACCTCGGGATTGGTCAACGTCGGATCACGGTGAGCACCGTTGGCGTGCCGAAAACCCTTCCGCAGCTGGCCGAGCTGGCTCTGGCGACCCTCGGTCGGGCCCAGTTCACCCTTGCGGTGAGCCTCCATGCCCCCAACCAAGCGCTGCGGGAAGAGCTCATCCCAACGGCTCATGCCTATCCCTACGGGGCCTTACTGGAGGACTGTCGTCACTATCTGGCCGTGACCGGCCGTCGCGTCAGCTTCGAATACATCCTTCTGGGTGGTTTGAACGATGCCCCCGAGCACGCCGCAGAACTGGCCGATCGGGTGGGAGGGTTCCAGAGCCACGTGAATCTGATTGCCTACAACCCGATTGAAGAGGAGGAGTTTCAACGTCCCACCCGCGCCCGGATTGAGGGCTTCCAGCGTGTGCTCGAGCGTCGTGGTGTGGCCGTCAGTCTCCGCGCAAGTCGCGGCCTGGATCAGAACGCTGCCTGCGGTCAGTTACGACGTCAACGTCAGGGCAGCTGA
- the rpoC1 gene encoding DNA-directed RNA polymerase subunit gamma → MTNSNLRTENHFDYVKITLASPERVMEWGQRTLPNGQVVGEVTKPETINYRTLKPEMDGLFCEKIFGPSKDWECHCGKYKRVRHRGIVCERCGVEVTESRVRRHRMGFIKLAAPVSHVWYLKGIPSYVAILLDMPLRDVEQIVYFNCYVVLDPGDHKELKYKQLLTEDEWLEIEDEIYAEESEIENEPVVGIGAEALKQLLEDLNLEEVAEQLREEINGSKGQKRAKLIKRLRVIDNFLATSARPEWMVLDVIPVIPPDLRPMVQLDGGRFATSDLNDLYRRVINRNNRLARLQEILAPEIIVRNEKRMLQEAVDALIDNGRRGRTVVGANNRPLKSLSDIIEGKQGRFRQNLLGKRVDYSGRSVIVVGPKLKMHQCGLPKEMAIELFQPFVIHRLIRQNIVNNIKAAKKLIQRADDEVMQVLQEVIDGHPIMLNRAPTLHRLGIQAFEPKLVDGRAIQLHPLVCPAFNADFDGDQMAVHVPLAIEAQTEARMLMLASNNILSPATGEPIVTPSQDMVLGSYYLTALQPGAEQPEFGDRSRTYSSLEDVIHAFEDTRIGLHDWIWVRFNGEVEDNDELDEPIKSETLSDGTRIEQWTYRRDRFDEDGALISRYILTTTGRVVMNHTIIGAVADA, encoded by the coding sequence ATGACCAACAGCAACCTCCGCACCGAGAACCACTTCGATTACGTCAAGATCACCCTCGCCTCACCCGAACGGGTGATGGAGTGGGGCCAACGCACCCTGCCCAATGGTCAGGTGGTTGGTGAGGTCACCAAACCGGAGACCATCAACTACCGGACCCTGAAGCCCGAGATGGACGGGCTGTTCTGCGAAAAGATTTTTGGTCCCTCCAAGGACTGGGAATGCCATTGCGGTAAGTACAAGCGGGTGCGTCACCGCGGCATCGTCTGTGAGCGCTGTGGTGTGGAGGTCACCGAAAGCCGGGTGCGTCGTCACCGGATGGGTTTCATCAAGCTGGCAGCACCGGTCTCCCACGTCTGGTACCTGAAGGGCATCCCCAGCTATGTGGCGATCCTTCTGGACATGCCCCTGCGGGATGTGGAGCAAATCGTTTACTTCAACTGCTACGTGGTGCTGGATCCCGGCGACCACAAAGAGCTGAAGTACAAACAGCTGCTCACCGAGGACGAGTGGCTGGAGATCGAAGACGAGATCTATGCCGAGGAATCGGAGATCGAGAACGAGCCTGTGGTGGGCATCGGTGCTGAGGCGCTCAAGCAACTGCTCGAAGATCTCAATCTGGAGGAAGTGGCTGAGCAGCTGCGTGAGGAGATCAACGGCAGCAAGGGCCAGAAGCGGGCCAAGCTGATCAAGCGTCTGCGGGTCATCGATAACTTCCTGGCCACCAGTGCCCGTCCTGAGTGGATGGTGCTGGATGTGATTCCGGTGATCCCGCCGGATCTCCGCCCGATGGTGCAGCTGGATGGTGGTCGTTTCGCCACCAGTGATCTCAACGATCTCTACCGGCGGGTTATCAACCGCAACAACCGTCTGGCCAGGCTTCAGGAAATCCTGGCTCCCGAAATCATCGTCCGCAACGAGAAGCGGATGCTGCAGGAGGCCGTCGACGCCTTGATCGACAACGGTCGACGCGGTCGCACCGTCGTCGGCGCCAATAACCGTCCGCTGAAATCACTCAGCGACATCATTGAGGGCAAACAGGGTCGCTTCCGTCAGAACCTGCTGGGCAAACGGGTCGACTACTCCGGTCGTTCCGTGATCGTGGTGGGTCCGAAGCTGAAGATGCATCAGTGCGGCCTGCCGAAGGAGATGGCGATCGAGCTGTTTCAGCCCTTCGTGATTCATCGCCTGATCCGCCAGAACATCGTCAACAACATCAAGGCGGCCAAGAAGCTCATTCAGCGGGCCGACGACGAGGTGATGCAGGTGCTGCAGGAGGTGATCGACGGTCACCCGATCATGTTGAACCGAGCCCCGACGCTGCACCGTCTCGGCATCCAGGCCTTCGAACCGAAGCTCGTTGATGGTCGCGCCATTCAGCTCCACCCGCTGGTCTGCCCCGCCTTCAACGCCGACTTCGACGGTGACCAGATGGCTGTACACGTGCCCCTGGCGATCGAAGCCCAGACCGAGGCCCGCATGTTGATGCTGGCCAGCAACAACATCCTGTCGCCGGCCACCGGTGAGCCGATCGTGACCCCGTCCCAGGACATGGTGCTCGGTTCCTACTACCTCACGGCTCTGCAGCCAGGGGCTGAACAGCCTGAATTCGGTGATCGCAGCCGCACCTACTCAAGCCTCGAGGATGTGATCCATGCCTTCGAAGACACCCGCATCGGCCTGCATGACTGGATCTGGGTGCGTTTCAACGGCGAAGTCGAAGACAACGATGAGCTGGACGAGCCCATTAAGAGCGAAACCCTCAGCGATGGCACCCGCATTGAGCAGTGGACCTACCGCCGCGATCGTTTTGACGAAGACGGTGCCCTGATCAGCCGTTACATCCTCACCACGACCGGCCGGGTGGTGATGAATCACACGATCATCGGCGCGGTGGCCGACGCCTGA
- a CDS encoding sodium:solute symporter family protein, which produces MAPIDWALLGGYLVLTLVLGLWLARRNSGEEDYFVAGRRLSGWLAGASMAATTFSIDTPLYVAGLIGSRGLAGNWEWWSFGLAHVAMAVVFAPLWRRSGVLTDAAFTELRYGGPAAAWLRGIKAFLLALPVNCIGIGYAFLALRKVVEALGIVSGSPSAFGVPDTLWLLAVVALMVLAYTVAGGLWAVVVTDLVQLVLALLGALAVAVAALHAAGGMGGLLGQLGGMNRPELLSLVPWTIEDGGVHWLEGAGISVPMFLAYIAVQWWSFRRSDGGGEFIQRMLATRDEQQARLAGWVFLVVNYLVRSWLWVVVALAALVLLPDQGDWELSYPALAVQLLPPVALGLVVVSLVAAFMSTVSTSVNWGASYLTHDLYQRFIRPNAGSRELLLVGQLTTVLLLGLGVVTALISDSIGTVFRLVIAIGSGPGVVLVLRWFWWRVNAAAELAAMICGFIVGLLTSVLPLVRIEDYGLRLAVITGVSAVVWLSAMLLSPPESEAVLETFIRQVQPPGPGWARLRQRFQVEPQERLSTLLARFVSSCGVLFGGLIGIGGFLLHQQFSGWGGLVVLVGSWLLMRRLPQQNGARMV; this is translated from the coding sequence ATGGCGCCGATCGACTGGGCTCTGCTCGGGGGCTACCTGGTCCTGACCCTTGTGCTGGGGCTGTGGCTGGCCCGTCGCAACAGTGGTGAGGAGGACTATTTCGTCGCGGGCCGTCGTCTCAGCGGCTGGCTGGCTGGTGCGTCCATGGCTGCGACGACGTTTTCCATCGACACCCCCCTCTACGTCGCTGGCCTGATCGGCAGCCGCGGATTGGCGGGGAACTGGGAGTGGTGGAGCTTTGGCCTGGCTCACGTGGCCATGGCCGTGGTGTTTGCGCCGTTGTGGCGCCGCAGTGGCGTGCTCACTGATGCGGCGTTCACCGAACTTCGTTACGGCGGTCCGGCTGCGGCCTGGTTGCGGGGGATCAAGGCATTCCTGCTGGCCCTGCCCGTGAACTGCATCGGCATCGGTTACGCCTTTCTGGCCTTGCGCAAGGTTGTGGAAGCGCTGGGCATCGTCTCCGGAAGCCCGTCGGCCTTCGGTGTGCCCGACACGCTGTGGCTGCTGGCGGTGGTGGCTCTGATGGTGCTGGCTTACACCGTGGCCGGGGGGCTGTGGGCTGTGGTGGTGACCGACCTGGTTCAGTTGGTGCTGGCTTTGCTCGGAGCTCTCGCTGTCGCTGTCGCGGCGCTGCATGCTGCCGGCGGCATGGGGGGACTCCTCGGGCAGCTCGGAGGCATGAATCGCCCGGAGTTGTTGTCTCTGGTCCCCTGGACCATCGAGGACGGGGGCGTGCATTGGTTGGAGGGGGCCGGCATTTCGGTGCCGATGTTCCTGGCCTACATCGCCGTTCAATGGTGGAGTTTCCGCCGCAGCGACGGCGGTGGTGAATTCATTCAACGCATGCTGGCCACCCGAGATGAGCAGCAGGCGCGGTTGGCGGGCTGGGTGTTCTTGGTGGTGAACTATCTGGTGCGCAGTTGGCTTTGGGTGGTGGTCGCCCTGGCGGCTCTGGTGCTGCTTCCCGATCAGGGGGACTGGGAGCTGAGCTACCCCGCCCTGGCGGTGCAACTGCTGCCTCCGGTGGCATTGGGGTTGGTGGTGGTGTCGCTGGTGGCGGCCTTCATGAGCACGGTGAGCACATCGGTGAACTGGGGCGCCAGTTACCTCACCCACGACCTCTACCAACGCTTCATCCGTCCCAATGCAGGATCTCGGGAACTGCTGCTGGTGGGGCAGCTCACCACGGTGTTGCTGCTTGGGCTTGGAGTGGTTACGGCATTGATCAGCGACAGCATTGGCACTGTGTTCCGTCTTGTGATCGCCATCGGCTCTGGGCCTGGCGTCGTTCTGGTTCTGCGTTGGTTCTGGTGGCGGGTGAATGCAGCGGCCGAGCTGGCGGCGATGATCTGCGGTTTCATCGTCGGTTTGCTCACTTCGGTGCTGCCCCTCGTGAGAATTGAGGATTACGGCCTGCGGCTGGCGGTGATCACCGGTGTTTCAGCCGTGGTGTGGCTGAGTGCCATGTTGTTGAGTCCACCGGAATCAGAGGCGGTTCTGGAAACCTTCATCCGGCAGGTGCAGCCTCCCGGCCCCGGTTGGGCGCGACTGCGGCAACGCTTCCAGGTGGAGCCTCAGGAGCGCCTATCGACGCTGCTGGCCCGGTTTGTTAGCTCCTGTGGGGTGTTGTTCGGCGGGTTGATCGGCATCGGCGGGTTCCTGCTGCATCAGCAGTTCAGTGGTTGGGGCGGTCTTGTGGTGCTGGTGGGCTCATGGCTGCTTATGCGTCGTCTTCCACAGCAGAATGGCGCTCGAATGGTCTGA
- a CDS encoding DNA-directed RNA polymerase subunit beta', translating into MTSSSSKSSKSRKSSKAAKDTAPVLESASRPLSKTPPPFRNHIVDKRGLKQLVAWAYKNHGTAVTSSMADKLKDLGFRYATQAAVSISVNDLRVPEAKKALLGEAEEQITATEERYRLGEITEVERHTKVIDTWTETNERLVDAVKKNFNQSAPLNSVWMMANSGARGNMSQVRQLVGMRGLMANPQGEIIDLPIRTNFREGLTVTEYVISSYGARKGLVDTALRTADSGYLTRRLVDVAQDVIVREDDCGTTRHIMVEAEDGRFGNRLVGRLTASQVVSADGEVLAERDTEIDPPLSKRIEKAGVTAVSVRSPLTCEANRSVCRKCYGWALAHNELVDLGEAVGIIAAQSIGEPGTQLTMRTFHTGGVSTAETGVVRSAVSGTIEFSAKARVRPYRTPHGVNAQQAEVDFNLSIKPSGKGKTQKIEITNGSLLFVENGQTIDADVTVAQIAAGAVKKSVEKATKDVICDLAGQVRYEEAIQPREVTDRQGNITLKAQRLGRMWVLAGDVYNLPPNAQPVVQGDTEVTEGQVLAEASQRSEYGGDVRLRDSIGDSREVQIVTTAMTLKDFKLLEESTHSGEIWNLEAKDGTRYRLNTIPGSKIGSGEVIAELADDRFRTGTGGLVKFAPGLAIKKARSAKNGYEVNKGGTLLWIPQETHEINKDISLLMITDGQWIEAGTEVVKDIFSQTAGIVTVTQKNDILREIIVRSGDFHLSSDSKALERFEGDGQMVNPGEEIVKGLSIEEMKYVQTLETPEGKGLLLRPVEEYTIPNEAQLPELSHVKQANGPHLGIKATQRLAFKDNELIKSVEGVELLKTQLILETFDTTPQMTVDVEKAPDKRAKTISRLRLVILESILVRRDTMSDSSHGSTHTELQVEDGISVKAGDVIATTQILCKQAGVAQLPEASEADPVRRLLVERPEDTTTLSTSGKPVVAVGQRIVDGELLAEGEPSSCCGEVEAVDSNSVTLRLGRPYMVSPDSVLHVRDGDLVQRGDGLALLVFERQKTGDIVQGLPRIEELLEARRPRESAVLCKKPGTVEIKQGDDDESLTVTVIEADDAIGEYPILLGRNVMVSDGQQVTAGELLTDGPINPHELLECFFEDLRSRKPLMDAAQEAIANLQHRLVTEVQNVYKSQGVSIDDKHIEVIVRQMTSKVRVEDAGDTTLLPGELIELRQVEDTNQAMAITGGAPAEFTPVLLGITKASLNTDSFISAASFQETTRVLTEAAIEGKSDWLRGLKENVIIGRLIPAGTGFSGFEEELQKEAGPHPDILSEDPAGYRRMQNLRPDYTVEMPPAASSTAVLDDPSDADLEATRTRHNIDPSTSNFAAFARPDADNELKEEQVVDAEAVEGLQEEGLLSDD; encoded by the coding sequence ATGACCTCCTCCTCCTCTAAATCCAGCAAGTCACGTAAGTCCAGCAAGGCCGCCAAGGACACCGCCCCTGTTCTTGAGAGCGCGTCCCGTCCCCTCAGCAAGACGCCCCCACCGTTCCGAAACCACATCGTCGACAAACGGGGCCTCAAGCAGCTGGTGGCCTGGGCCTACAAAAACCACGGCACGGCGGTCACCTCATCAATGGCCGACAAGCTCAAGGATCTCGGCTTCCGCTACGCCACTCAGGCGGCGGTTTCGATTTCCGTGAACGATCTGCGTGTTCCTGAGGCAAAAAAAGCTCTGCTGGGAGAAGCCGAGGAGCAGATCACAGCCACGGAGGAGCGTTACCGGTTGGGTGAGATCACGGAGGTGGAGCGTCACACCAAGGTCATCGACACCTGGACTGAGACCAATGAGCGCCTGGTGGATGCGGTCAAGAAGAACTTCAACCAGAGCGCACCGCTGAATTCGGTCTGGATGATGGCCAACTCAGGCGCCCGGGGAAACATGTCCCAGGTGCGACAGCTGGTGGGCATGCGGGGCCTGATGGCCAACCCCCAGGGCGAGATCATCGACCTGCCAATCCGCACCAACTTCCGCGAAGGTCTCACGGTCACCGAATACGTCATCTCCTCCTACGGCGCCCGTAAGGGTCTGGTGGACACCGCCCTGCGAACAGCCGACTCCGGTTATCTGACCCGTCGCCTGGTGGACGTGGCGCAGGACGTCATCGTTCGCGAAGACGATTGCGGCACCACCCGCCACATCATGGTGGAGGCTGAAGATGGACGTTTCGGCAACCGTTTGGTCGGCCGCCTCACGGCATCCCAGGTGGTGAGCGCCGATGGAGAGGTGCTGGCAGAGCGGGACACCGAAATCGACCCACCCCTGTCAAAACGCATCGAAAAGGCAGGGGTCACCGCGGTGAGCGTGCGCTCTCCCCTCACCTGCGAGGCCAACCGCTCCGTCTGCCGCAAGTGCTACGGCTGGGCCCTGGCCCACAACGAACTGGTGGACCTCGGTGAAGCCGTTGGCATCATTGCGGCCCAGTCGATCGGTGAGCCCGGAACCCAGCTCACGATGCGCACCTTCCACACCGGTGGTGTGTCCACGGCCGAAACCGGTGTGGTGCGTTCCGCTGTATCGGGCACCATCGAGTTCTCTGCCAAGGCCAGGGTTCGCCCTTACCGCACGCCCCACGGCGTGAATGCCCAACAGGCCGAGGTTGACTTCAACCTCTCCATCAAACCGTCAGGAAAGGGCAAAACCCAGAAAATTGAGATCACCAATGGTTCGCTGCTGTTTGTTGAGAACGGTCAGACCATCGATGCTGATGTGACCGTTGCTCAGATCGCCGCTGGTGCGGTGAAGAAGAGCGTGGAGAAAGCCACCAAGGACGTGATTTGCGACTTGGCCGGTCAGGTGCGCTACGAGGAAGCGATCCAGCCCCGGGAAGTGACAGACCGTCAGGGCAACATCACCCTCAAGGCCCAGCGTCTGGGCCGGATGTGGGTGCTGGCGGGTGATGTGTACAACCTGCCTCCCAATGCCCAACCGGTGGTTCAAGGAGATACCGAGGTCACCGAAGGTCAGGTGCTGGCGGAAGCCAGTCAGCGCAGTGAGTACGGCGGTGATGTGCGCCTGCGCGACTCCATCGGCGATTCCCGCGAAGTTCAGATCGTCACCACAGCGATGACGCTGAAGGACTTCAAGCTGCTGGAGGAGTCCACCCACTCCGGAGAGATCTGGAATCTGGAGGCCAAGGACGGCACCCGCTACCGGTTGAACACCATTCCAGGCAGCAAGATCGGCTCTGGTGAAGTGATCGCCGAACTGGCCGACGACCGCTTCCGCACCGGCACCGGTGGCCTTGTCAAGTTCGCCCCCGGTCTGGCGATCAAGAAGGCTCGTTCCGCCAAGAACGGCTACGAGGTCAACAAGGGCGGCACCTTGCTCTGGATCCCCCAGGAGACCCACGAGATCAACAAGGACATCTCCCTATTGATGATCACCGATGGTCAGTGGATCGAAGCCGGCACCGAAGTGGTGAAGGACATCTTCAGCCAGACCGCCGGCATCGTCACGGTCACCCAGAAAAACGACATTCTGCGCGAGATCATTGTTCGCAGCGGTGATTTCCACCTCAGTTCCGACAGCAAAGCCCTGGAGCGATTTGAGGGTGATGGCCAGATGGTCAACCCCGGTGAGGAAATCGTTAAGGGTCTGAGCATCGAGGAGATGAAGTACGTCCAGACCTTGGAGACCCCTGAGGGCAAAGGTCTGCTGCTCCGTCCCGTGGAGGAATACACCATCCCCAACGAAGCGCAACTGCCTGAGTTGTCGCACGTCAAACAGGCCAATGGCCCCCACCTGGGCATCAAGGCCACCCAGCGACTGGCGTTCAAGGACAACGAGCTGATCAAATCAGTGGAGGGCGTTGAACTGCTCAAGACCCAGCTGATCCTCGAGACCTTCGACACCACGCCGCAGATGACCGTGGATGTGGAGAAGGCTCCTGACAAACGGGCCAAGACAATCTCCCGTCTGAGGCTGGTGATCCTCGAATCGATCCTGGTGCGTCGCGACACCATGTCCGACTCCAGTCACGGCTCCACCCACACCGAGCTGCAGGTGGAAGACGGCATCTCCGTCAAAGCTGGCGATGTGATCGCCACGACCCAGATCCTCTGCAAGCAGGCCGGTGTTGCGCAGCTGCCAGAAGCCTCTGAGGCAGATCCCGTCCGCCGTTTGCTTGTTGAGCGTCCGGAAGACACCACCACCCTCAGCACCTCCGGCAAACCGGTGGTCGCTGTTGGTCAACGCATCGTCGATGGCGAACTGCTGGCTGAGGGAGAGCCCTCAAGCTGCTGCGGTGAGGTGGAAGCTGTCGACAGCAACAGCGTGACCCTGCGCCTTGGCCGTCCTTACATGGTGTCTCCTGACTCCGTCCTGCACGTCCGTGACGGTGATCTGGTTCAGCGCGGTGACGGTTTGGCCCTGCTGGTGTTTGAACGTCAGAAGACTGGTGACATCGTTCAGGGTCTGCCCCGAATCGAGGAATTGCTGGAGGCCCGTCGTCCGCGTGAGTCTGCAGTGCTGTGCAAAAAGCCCGGCACGGTAGAGATCAAGCAAGGTGACGACGACGAGTCACTCACGGTGACGGTGATCGAAGCCGATGACGCCATCGGCGAATACCCGATCCTGCTGGGTCGCAACGTGATGGTCAGCGATGGCCAGCAGGTGACCGCCGGTGAGCTGCTCACCGATGGTCCGATCAACCCCCATGAGCTGCTGGAGTGTTTCTTCGAAGACCTTCGCAGCCGTAAGCCGTTGATGGATGCGGCGCAGGAAGCGATTGCCAACCTGCAGCACCGTCTGGTGACCGAGGTGCAGAACGTCTACAAATCCCAGGGCGTGTCGATTGACGACAAGCACATCGAGGTCATCGTGCGTCAGATGACCAGCAAGGTGCGGGTCGAAGATGCCGGTGACACCACCCTGCTGCCCGGTGAGCTGATCGAACTGCGTCAGGTGGAAGACACCAACCAGGCCATGGCGATCACCGGTGGTGCCCCCGCGGAATTCACGCCGGTGCTGTTGGGGATCACCAAGGCTTCGCTCAACACCGACAGCTTCATCTCCGCCGCCTCCTTCCAGGAGACCACGCGCGTGCTCACGGAAGCTGCCATCGAGGGCAAGAGCGATTGGCTGCGGGGCCTCAAAGAGAACGTGATCATCGGTCGCTTGATCCCTGCAGGCACCGGCTTCAGCGGTTTCGAAGAGGAGCTGCAGAAGGAGGCTGGCCCTCACCCAGACATCCTGTCGGAGGATCCCGCCGGCTACCGCCGCATGCAGAACCTTCGTCCGGATTACACCGTAGAGATGCCTCCGGCCGCCAGCTCCACGGCTGTGTTGGATGACCCCAGCGATGCCGATCTTGAGGCGACCCGCACCCGCCACAACATCGACCCCTCCACCAGCAACTTCGCCGCGTTTGCCCGCCCGGATGCCGACAATGAGCTGAAGGAGGAGCAAGTCGTTGATGCTGAAGCCGTCGAAGGTCTTCAGGAAGAGGGCCTGCTTTCAGACGACTGA